In Chitinispirillum alkaliphilum, the following are encoded in one genomic region:
- a CDS encoding Peptide chain release factor 1 has protein sequence MIYKKVEEVLKKHSELESLLASPEVTGDPSKMEKVGREYNAITRNLPVFKHYLKLIHDIDSTDKLLESESDPEMIELAQEELSGYKKELPELEQKVKYLLVPRDPKDVKNAVMEIRAGTGGTEAGIFAADLYRLYTHYIEKKGWKIEILSSSFGDLGAVKEVIFMVKGDNAYGTLKYESGVHRVQRVPQTETQGRLHTSAASVAVFPEADEFEIDINPEELRIDLFCSSGPGGQSVNTTYSAVRIVHIPTGVTVSCQDEKSQHKNKAKAMKVLQTRLYEKQLAEIEAKESAERKSMVSSGDRSAKIRTYNFPQNRITDHRINLTLYSLDSAMNGDIDELVESLSLAELNEQIKKTGM, from the coding sequence ATGATTTACAAAAAAGTAGAAGAAGTTTTGAAGAAACACAGTGAACTTGAAAGCCTTCTTGCCTCTCCTGAAGTAACAGGAGACCCTTCAAAGATGGAAAAAGTGGGCCGAGAGTACAATGCCATAACACGTAATCTTCCGGTTTTCAAACATTACCTCAAGCTTATTCATGATATCGACTCCACGGACAAGCTGCTGGAAAGCGAAAGTGATCCTGAGATGATAGAACTGGCCCAGGAGGAGTTGTCAGGTTACAAAAAAGAGCTTCCGGAACTTGAGCAAAAGGTTAAATACCTTCTCGTCCCACGGGACCCCAAGGATGTGAAAAACGCGGTTATGGAGATCAGAGCAGGAACAGGTGGTACTGAAGCTGGGATATTTGCAGCCGATCTTTACAGGCTTTACACCCATTATATTGAGAAAAAGGGGTGGAAAATCGAAATCCTCAGCTCCAGTTTCGGAGATCTTGGTGCAGTAAAAGAGGTCATATTCATGGTTAAAGGGGATAACGCCTATGGTACACTGAAATATGAATCCGGGGTTCATCGTGTTCAGCGTGTACCACAAACAGAAACACAGGGACGCCTTCACACCTCAGCTGCATCAGTTGCGGTTTTTCCCGAAGCGGATGAATTTGAGATTGATATCAATCCCGAAGAACTGCGCATAGACCTTTTCTGTTCGAGCGGACCCGGCGGACAATCTGTCAACACAACCTACTCAGCGGTGCGAATCGTACACATACCAACCGGTGTTACAGTTTCTTGTCAGGATGAAAAATCACAGCACAAGAATAAGGCGAAGGCAATGAAGGTGCTCCAGACCCGTCTTTACGAAAAACAGCTTGCAGAGATTGAAGCAAAAGAATCTGCAGAGCGTAAAAGTATGGTAAGCAGCGGTGACAGAAGTGCTAAAATCCGCACCTACAATTTTCCTCAAAACCGCATAACCGATCACCGAATTAACCTCACGCTCTACAGTCTTGACTCTGCAATGAACGGCGATATCGATGAACTGGTGGAGTCACTATCTCTGGCAGAACTCAATGAACAGATAAAAAAGACCGGAATGTAA
- a CDS encoding Protein-N(5)-glutamine methyltransferase PrmC (Protein-N(5)-glutamine methyltransferase PrmC, methylates polypeptide chain release factors RF1 and RF2) encodes MNRGRALRLMETRLRPLLGEFSQSEAEIALMTLLNISRTELLLSLDKDLDSELQNQIETIINRRLQHEPLQYILGKAYFYDREFIVTPDVLIPRPDTEVIIEKILSDQKCKKCCFADLGTGSGIIAATLKNQKPQWRAFAVDISPRALKVARQNTASKVNLLCADMVSSFKRMDFFDFIISNPPYISAGEIKTLDKSVVEFEPYGALYGGEDGLHFYRLLASEAPYYLVQGGYLYLEIGYNQGQAVTEILSDEGWDEIILTKDLQGHPRVISAKHGK; translated from the coding sequence ATGAACAGGGGTAGAGCCCTGAGGCTAATGGAAACCCGTCTGCGCCCTCTTCTTGGTGAATTCAGCCAAAGTGAAGCAGAAATAGCTCTTATGACTCTGCTAAACATTTCCAGAACGGAGCTACTGCTCTCACTTGACAAAGATTTAGACAGCGAATTACAGAATCAGATTGAGACTATCATAAATCGCAGACTACAGCACGAACCACTTCAGTATATTCTCGGCAAGGCATATTTCTACGACCGAGAGTTTATTGTTACTCCTGATGTACTCATACCACGCCCCGACACAGAAGTAATAATAGAGAAGATATTGTCAGATCAGAAATGTAAAAAGTGCTGTTTTGCCGACCTTGGCACAGGCTCAGGAATTATCGCTGCGACATTGAAAAACCAAAAACCACAGTGGCGTGCGTTTGCAGTAGATATTTCTCCCCGGGCACTGAAAGTTGCCAGACAAAACACAGCTTCCAAAGTAAACCTGCTCTGCGCTGATATGGTGAGTTCTTTTAAAAGAATGGATTTTTTTGATTTCATCATCAGCAACCCCCCCTACATTTCTGCCGGAGAGATAAAAACTCTGGATAAAAGTGTTGTCGAGTTTGAACCCTACGGTGCGCTTTACGGAGGTGAAGACGGTCTGCATTTTTACAGACTCCTGGCATCAGAAGCACCTTACTACCTTGTACAAGGAGGATATTTATATCTGGAGATCGGGTACAATCAGGGTCAGGCAGTTACAGAGATTTTAAGCGATGAAGGGTGGGATGAGATTATATTAACAAAAGACCTTCAGGGCCATCCAAGAGTTATCAGCGCAAAACACGGAAAATAA
- a CDS encoding Tetraacyldisaccharide 4'-kinase, producing the protein MENNSPLPSWLNKTLLPQCASLIFRLITLTRNKLYDHIPTYSEKIDHPVISIGGIRAGGTGKTPAALLTGNILSSQGHNIAFLSRGYGRKNTDQIKIVHPTEHATWDTIGDEPALLHQNLPQSWLGIGAKRLRVADELIRVVPEDTLFILDDGFQHRKIRRDIEIVCVHPHLFSDHMLPWGFLREPLRSLKRADLILLIGSSDDRNDLHTAAEKIQQKFKGLQISILTQKPVFWVNGQTGEKRETLPLSNPSLVCAIARPHRFINTVRSLGIELSDVLCFKDHYVFQLHDLTKKQKLYSTGIVTTEKDYIRLSAMNLSELPQMWYLKMNLEFLNKNSEDAFFSAIKKIKL; encoded by the coding sequence ATGGAAAACAACTCCCCCCTGCCCTCTTGGCTCAACAAAACGCTTCTTCCACAATGCGCATCCCTGATTTTTCGATTAATTACACTGACCCGTAATAAACTATACGACCACATCCCGACCTATTCTGAAAAAATTGACCATCCAGTCATAAGTATCGGTGGTATCAGAGCCGGAGGTACAGGGAAAACCCCAGCTGCACTGCTTACCGGAAATATCCTCAGCTCACAAGGACACAACATCGCCTTTCTTTCAAGAGGGTATGGCAGGAAAAACACAGACCAGATAAAGATAGTTCACCCAACAGAGCACGCTACCTGGGATACCATTGGTGATGAACCGGCGCTGCTTCATCAAAATCTTCCTCAGTCCTGGCTTGGTATTGGGGCAAAGCGGTTGAGAGTTGCAGATGAGCTGATCAGGGTTGTGCCCGAAGATACACTTTTTATCCTCGATGATGGATTTCAGCACAGAAAAATACGCCGCGACATAGAAATTGTGTGTGTACATCCACACCTTTTTTCTGATCACATGCTTCCCTGGGGTTTCTTAAGAGAGCCCCTAAGGTCACTTAAAAGGGCTGATCTTATACTGCTTATCGGCTCATCAGATGATAGAAACGATCTCCACACCGCAGCAGAAAAAATTCAACAGAAGTTTAAGGGCCTACAGATATCCATTTTGACCCAAAAACCGGTTTTTTGGGTCAATGGCCAAACCGGTGAGAAAAGAGAAACTCTTCCCCTGAGCAACCCCTCACTCGTTTGTGCAATTGCCCGGCCACACCGCTTTATAAATACAGTCAGATCCCTGGGCATAGAGCTGTCAGATGTTTTATGCTTCAAAGATCATTATGTTTTCCAATTGCATGATTTGACGAAAAAGCAGAAATTATATTCAACAGGAATAGTAACCACGGAGAAAGACTACATACGCCTTAGTGCTATGAATCTTTCCGAGCTTCCGCAGATGTGGTATTTAAAGATGAATTTGGAATTTTTAAACAAAAATTCTGAGGACGCTTTTTTTTCCGCCATAAAAAAAATAAAACTGTAA
- a CDS encoding 50S ribosomal protein L31: MREKIHPKYEEATFTCSCGNIIKTRATTKSTHIEICNACHPFYTGKQKLIDSAGRVERFRKRYEKAKKES, from the coding sequence ATGCGAGAAAAGATTCACCCAAAATATGAAGAAGCTACCTTCACCTGTTCATGCGGGAATATAATCAAAACCCGTGCGACTACCAAAAGCACCCATATTGAAATCTGCAATGCGTGCCATCCGTTCTACACAGGAAAGCAGAAACTCATTGACAGCGCCGGAAGAGTGGAACGTTTCCGTAAACGTTATGAGAAAGCCAAAAAAGAATCTTAG